From the Mycobacterium sp. DL592 genome, the window CCCATGTTCTCGGTGTTGATCCGGAAGTAGGCCTGCAGCGGGATGTCGACGTGCACACCCGGCGGCACATAGATGAACGAGCCACCCGACCACACCGCGGTGTTCAGCGCGGAGAACTTGTTGTCCCCGGCGGGGATCACTGTGCCGAAGTACTTCCGGAAGATCTCCGGATGCTCCCGCAGGCCCGAGTCGGTGTCGAGGAAGATGACGCCCTGCGCCTCGAGGTCCTCGCGGATCTGGTGGTAGACCACCTCGGATTCGTACTGCGCGGCGACGCCGCTGACCAGGCGCTGCTTCTCGGCTTCCGGGATGCCGAGCCGGTCGTAGGTGTTGCGGATCTCCTCGGGCAGGTCATCCCAGGTCGCGGCCTGCTTCTCCGTGGAGCGCACAAAGTACTTGATGTTGTCGAAGTGGATGCCTTCGAGGTTGGAACCCCAGTTGGGCATCGGCTTCTTCTCGAAGGTCCGCAGGGCCTTGAGGCGGATGTCGAGCATCCACTCCGGCTCGCTCTTCTTCGCCGAGATGTCGCGCACGACGGCCTCGGACAGGCCGCGCTTGGCCGAGGCGCCCGCGACGTCGGAGTCCGACCAGCCGTAGCCGTAGTTGCCCAGCGAGGCGATGGCCTCGTCCTGAGTCAGCTGCTCGGCCGGTTTGGTGTCCGGGGTGAGTGTCATGGCGACGCTCCTTCGGCGTTGTGGTGGCTTCGACGCGGGGCTGTGCGCCGAAGGTGAAGCTCTAGGGTTGTGCCGGGTTCAGGGGCACATGGGTGGTGCAGGCACAGTCACCATTGGCGATCGTCGCCAACCGCTGGACATGGGTGCCGAGGATCTCCGACATGGCCTGCTGCTCGGCCTCGCACAGTTCCGGAAACTCTTCTGCCACATGGGATACCGGGCAGTGATGCTGACAGATCTGGATGCCCTGGATGGGTCCGCGCACCTTGGTCGTGGTGGTGACGTAGCCGGCCTTGCTCAGCGCACCGGCCACCCGTTCGGCCGTCGACTCGACATCGTCGGGGCCGCCGGTGACTCCGGCCAGGATGCTGTCGATGCGTCGGCGCGCGAACGTCTGCACCGCCTCCTCGCCACCGATCTCCCGAAGCTGCCGCATCGCCGCCGACGCCAGGTCGTCGTAGGTGTGCTCGAGTTTGGCGCGCCCGGCGGGGGTCAACCGGTAGCGCTTGGCGGGCCTGCCCCGGCCGACCTGCTGCCAGGCCGCCGCGGCCTGCGCCTCGGCGTCCCCGCCTTCGATGAGCGCGTCGAGGTGCCGGCGCACCCCGGCCGCGGAGATGCCCAACCGGCGCCCGATCTCAGCGGCGGTGATCGATCCCGACTCCAGCAGCAGGTGCACGATGGCGCGCCGCGTCTGACCGTCGTGCGCCGCCGGACCCGCAGCGGGCACCGGGGAGACGTCGGACGGGATTTTCACAACACCAGTGTGACGCAATTCGGCGGGCGGTGTCCAGCAAGGGCACCCTCAGCGGCTTCGGGTGGCGAAACGCCCGGCGGTTAGAGTGCTGTGGTGGCAGCCCGCCAACGCTCTCTGAGTATCTCGATCGCCCGCCTGCACGGCGACGAACGGACCGTGGCGCCGCCCTTGAATCCCGCCGAAGAGCGCGCCATGCGCCGCACCCGGCTCTTCGGCGCCACCGGCACCGTGCTGATGGGTATCGGCGCGCTCGGCGCCGGGGCCCGGCCGGTGGTCCAGGACCCCACCTTCGGTGTGCGGCTGCTCAACCTGCCCTCACGCATCCAGACCGTCTCGCTGACCATGACCACCACCGGTGCGGTGATGATGGCGCTGGCCTGGCTGATGCTGGGCCGGTTCACCCTGGGGCCGCGGCGGATGTCGCGCAGCCAGCTCGACCACACCCTGCTGCTGTGGATGGTGCCGCTGCTGATCGCGCCGCCGATGTACTCCAAGGACGTCTACTCCTACCTGGCCCAGAGCCAGATCTCCCGGATCGGGCTCAACCCGTACAAGGTCGGCCCGGCACCCGGGCTCGGGCTGGACCACGTCTTCACGCTGTCGGTGCCCAGCCTCTGGCGGGAGACCCCGGCGCCCTACGGCCCGCTGTTCCTGTGGATCGGCCGCGGCATCTCCGCGCTGACCGGCGAGAACATCGTCACCGCCGTGCTCAGTCATCGGGTGGTGGTGTTGATCGGGGTCAGCCTGATCGTGTGGGCGGTGCCGCGGCTGGCACACCGGTGCGGTGTCGCCGAGGTCAGCGCCCTGTGGCTGGGCGCAGCCAATCCGCTGCTACTCATGCACCTGGTCGCCGGGATCCACAACGAGGCACTCATGCTCGGCTTGATGCTGACCGGCACCGAATTCGCGCTGCGCGGCATCGACTCGGCCAAGACGCTGCTGCCGCGCCCGCTGCACTGGCCGCACGGACGGGACGGCTGGGCGGCCTGGGTGCCGCTGGCCATGCTCCTCACCGGTGCAGTGCTGATCACCATGTCGTCACAAGTCAAGCTGCCGGGGCTGTTGGCCCTGGGCTTCGTGGCGATGGCACTGGCGCACCGCTGGGGCGGCACCGTCAAACCCTTCCTGCTCGCCAGCACATTCATGCTGAGCATCTCGTTGGTGGTGATGGCCGTCATCGGCTGGGTCAGCGGGCTGGGATTCGGCTGGA encodes:
- a CDS encoding metalloregulator ArsR/SmtB family transcription factor; translated protein: MRHTGVVKIPSDVSPVPAAGPAAHDGQTRRAIVHLLLESGSITAAEIGRRLGISAAGVRRHLDALIEGGDAEAQAAAAWQQVGRGRPAKRYRLTPAGRAKLEHTYDDLASAAMRQLREIGGEEAVQTFARRRIDSILAGVTGGPDDVESTAERVAGALSKAGYVTTTTKVRGPIQGIQICQHHCPVSHVAEEFPELCEAEQQAMSEILGTHVQRLATIANGDCACTTHVPLNPAQP
- the mptB gene encoding polyprenol phosphomannose-dependent alpha 1,6 mannosyltransferase MptB, which gives rise to MAARQRSLSISIARLHGDERTVAPPLNPAEERAMRRTRLFGATGTVLMGIGALGAGARPVVQDPTFGVRLLNLPSRIQTVSLTMTTTGAVMMALAWLMLGRFTLGPRRMSRSQLDHTLLLWMVPLLIAPPMYSKDVYSYLAQSQISRIGLNPYKVGPAPGLGLDHVFTLSVPSLWRETPAPYGPLFLWIGRGISALTGENIVTAVLSHRVVVLIGVSLIVWAVPRLAHRCGVAEVSALWLGAANPLLLMHLVAGIHNEALMLGLMLTGTEFALRGIDSAKTLLPRPLHWPHGRDGWAAWVPLAMLLTGAVLITMSSQVKLPGLLALGFVAMALAHRWGGTVKPFLLASTFMLSISLVVMAVIGWVSGLGFGWIFTLGTANVVRSWMSPPTLLALGTGQVGILLGLGDHTTAVLSLTRAMGVLIITITVTWLLLAVLRGRLHPVGGLGVALGATVLLFPVVQPWYLLWAIIPLAAWATRPGFRIATIAVTLIVGIFGPTANGDRFALFQIVDATVASTVIVVLLIAVTLHQLPWRKVPGTTETFSGQEPYPPLTQPATPRPAPDAYAESP